The following is a genomic window from Janibacter sp. DB-40.
AGCACGGTGTCGTTGGTGGACATGCAGCCGTCGGAGTCGATCCGGTCGAAGGTGGTGCGTGTCGCCTCCCGAAGGGCGGCGTCGAGGTCGGCGGCGCTGGTCACGGCGTCGGTCGTGACGACGACGAGCATCGTGGCGAGCGCCGGGGCGAGCATGCCGGCCCCCTTCGCCATCCCGCCGACGCTCCACCCGTCCCGGGTCGCCGTCGCGGTCTTGGCGACCGTGTCGGTGGTCATGATCGCCTCGGCAGCGGCTGCTCCCCCGTCGTCGGCGAGGGCGCCGGCTGCGACGGTGACCCCCGCGGTGAGCGTGTCCATCGGGAGGAGCTCGCCGATGAGGCCGGTGCTGCACACGACGACGTCGCCGGCGGAGACGTCGAGCGCGGTGGCCGTGTGCTCTGCGGTGGCGTGGGTGTCGGCGAAGCCCTGCGCGCCGGTGCACGCGTTGGCGCCGCCCGAGTTGAGGACGACGGCGTCGGCACGACCGTCCGCGACGACCTGGCGCGACCACGTCACCGGGGCAGCCTCGACGCGGTTGGTCGTGAAGACCGCTGCTGCGTGACGGTCGGGCCCGTCGTTGACGACGAGCGCCACGTCCGGGCGCCCGCTCGGCTTGAGGCCGGCGGTCACGCCCGAGGCGCGGAAACCGGCGGGGGTCGTCGTGCTCACGGAGCCACTCCCGTCATCGGCAGGCCGGTCGTCTCGGGGTATCCGAGTGCGAGGTTCATCGACTGGACCGCGGCACCCGCGGTCCCCTTGGTCAGGTTGTCCTCCGCCGCGACGGCGATGACCCGTCCGCTGCGCTCGTCGAGGGTGACCTGGACGTGCACGAGGTTGGACCCGAGCACGCTCCCGGTGTGCGGCCACCGCCCCTCGGGCAGGAGGTGGACGAAGGGCTCGTCGGCGTAGGCCTGCTCCCACGCCGTGCGCACGGCGGCGGCGTCGACACCGTCCGTGGCGCGGGCGGTCGCCGTCGCGAGGATGCCCCGGGGCATCGGGGCGAGGGTCGGGGTGAAGGAGACGCTGGCAGCCCGTCCTGCCGCCCGGGTGAAGTTGCGCTCGATCTCGGGCGTGTGCCGGTGCACCCCACCGACCCCGTAGGGGCTCATCGCGCCCATGACCTCGGCGCCGATGAGGTGCGGCTTGGTCGAGCGGCCGGCGCCGGAGCTGCCGGAGGCGGCGACGACCACGATGTCCTCCGGCTCGATGACGCCGGCGGCCAGCCCGGGAGCGAGCGCGAGGCTGATCGCCGTCGGGTAGCACCCGGGCACGGCGATGCGCCGGGCCCCGACCAGGTCCGCGCGGTGCTTGGCCCCGCCCCCGCGCACGAGCTCGGGGAGGCC
Proteins encoded in this region:
- the argC gene encoding N-acetyl-gamma-glutamyl-phosphate reductase; the encoded protein is MITAAVAGASGYAGAEIVRLLLNHPEVEVGALTASGNAGTRFGDLAPHLQPVADRVLQPTGAEVLAGHDVVFLALPHGHSAAIAEQLPPEVTIIDCGADFRLDDEQDWTDYYDTPFAGTWPYGLPELVRGGGAKHRADLVGARRIAVPGCYPTAISLALAPGLAAGVIEPEDIVVVAASGSSGAGRSTKPHLIGAEVMGAMSPYGVGGVHRHTPEIERNFTRAAGRAASVSFTPTLAPMPRGILATATARATDGVDAAAVRTAWEQAYADEPFVHLLPEGRWPHTGSVLGSNLVHVQVTLDERSGRVIAVAAEDNLTKGTAGAAVQSMNLALGYPETTGLPMTGVAP
- the argJ gene encoding bifunctional glutamate N-acetyltransferase/amino-acid acetyltransferase ArgJ; this translates as MSTTTPAGFRASGVTAGLKPSGRPDVALVVNDGPDRHAAAVFTTNRVEAAPVTWSRQVVADGRADAVVLNSGGANACTGAQGFADTHATAEHTATALDVSAGDVVVCSTGLIGELLPMDTLTAGVTVAAGALADDGGAAAAEAIMTTDTVAKTATATRDGWSVGGMAKGAGMLAPALATMLVVVTTDAVTSAADLDAALREATRTTFDRIDSDGCMSTNDTVLAMASGASGVAVDRADLTEAVREVCADMARQLIGDAEGAHHDIEIVVRGAASEDDGLEVARSIARNTLFKCAIFGQDPNWGRVLAAVGTTQATFEPQRLDVSINDVQVCRAGGVGEDRSRVDLEPREVRVEVDLHAGVEEVTVWTNDLTHDYVHENSAYST